From the genome of Haloplanus vescus:
ACGATGACCACGTCGTACGCGTCGTCGGCAGCGACTGTCTCACCGACGCTACTCAGCGAGGAGACGAGTCGCCCCGCGTTCTCGCTCCCGACGAACACCATCGACGCGTCCGCGTCGCGGGCCTGTTCGCGAAGACGACTGGCTATCGTCCCCGGTGTCGCCCGACGACCGACGGTGTCGTATCGGAACTCCGCGCTCGGGGCGTGTGTCGTCACGGCCTCGTGGAGACGCCCCGCGACCGTCTCCAAGTCGAATTGCTCCCCTGCGTCGAGCCACCCGCGCTCGCGGG
Proteins encoded in this window:
- a CDS encoding universal stress protein, which produces MTFVVPFDGSDLAETALVRAVEFGTVLDEQIVSVSVIPEENASYARERGWLDAGEQFDLETVAGRLHEAVTTHAPSAEFRYDTVGRRATPGTIASRLREQARDADASMVFVGSENAGRLVSSLSSVGETVAADDAYDVVIVRHREPSKIQRVDEASPFHDSKSDFY